GGGCTCTCCGTCATCGTTGGAGCGTGTCTCGTACTCCTCAGCTCCATAGATCGAGTAAGCCCAGCAGACGTGCGTCGCACTGTAATGCTCCTTGCGAAGCTCCGAGATGCGCTCCAGGGCTTCCTCAGCACTAGCGACCGGATAGCAGTAACCGATGAAGCGGCTCCGCTGAATGTTTTGCTCGTCAATGGCTGGAGACTGGATGGTGTGGTAAAAGTCTTTCATCGGTCAGGCTTCCTCAGATTAGTTGAAGTTGGGTTGCTGCGAGAAGTCGCTCTCTAGGATGTTGACGTCTCCACTCTTGTGGTACTGCACGCCATCGGCACCCTCAGCGGTGATGACGTAGTAGTAGACTCCACTCGGTACGGGCTTGCCACGACAGGAGCCATCCCAACCGCCATTGGGATCACTCCAGCTATAGATCAGTCCGCCCCAAGAGTCGTAGATGCGCCCTTCGAAAGAGATAAGCGACTGATGCACCACCTGAAAGAGGTCATTGACTCCTGGACTGCTAAAGGGCGTAAAGACGTTTGGCACCTCTAGCCTCGAGCTTTGTACCGTTACCACCACGGGCTGAGAGGTAGCTGTGCAACTAGCTGTGCGGTCGCTCACTGTGCCGTAGAGGGTGTAGGTGCCCATCTTGTCGAAGGTGTACTGAGCTTGGCGTCCGTTGAACTGCATCACCACGGGCGCGTCCTTAGAGATGCTGGCTCCCTCAGCAATGATGATCTGGTAAATGACCGCCGCAGGCTCATTAGCAACCAAATCAATCTCCACCGTGGCAGGAGCCGAGAGACTGGAGGGGAGTTGCTCCGCATTGGTTGCGGTCGAGTCTGCCGCCTGCGACTGCCCCGTGCTAAGCAGCCGATAGCGAGCGTGCAGCTCTACACGACGAGCCTGTAGCACGGGACTCTCTATGGGCAAGCCGTACTGACTGGAGACACCCTCGGTAAAGCGGTCGCCGATGATAGCAAAAGAGGTGTCCGTGAGCGGAGCGATCAGATGCCACGCCCCACCATTGGTCTCGGGGAGCTGCTCTTCCTTTTGCTCTGCGGTGAAGGCATGAGCCTCCTCCTTGTAGACTAAGTCTTGGTAGCGCACTACTAAGCCACGATCCGCCTGCATGGAGGCACCCTGTAGCGTGTGATAGGATATGGGAGCAAGCGGACGAGAGAGGGCGAGCGTCACCTGCTGGCAAGGCTCCGCAGCATCGTAGTCCGCCGTCAGTGTGAGGTTACTCAGAGAGACACGGCTGTAGTCAAAGACCCAGTAGTAGGCCCGCGTCATCATGATCTGACTAGGCTGAGCGGTGAAGTACCCGCACTCCAGCTGCGCATTGGGTAAGGTGACGGACGTGCCCGCATACTGCGCCGTAGCGACGGGCTGCGCCTCCTGTATCGAGGTGGTGTAGCTGTAGAGCTGCTCTCCCGTAGCTATGGGAAAGGTCAAGGTAACCGCACCACTCCCCTCTCCACTAGCGGGATGATAAGCCAAGAGCTGTACCTGCTGCCCCGTCGGGGTGTAGGGCTGACTGAGTTTGCCCGGACTAGCTGTGACACCCTGCGCCGAGAGTGTCACGGCAGAGCTGACGAGCATGAGGAGTGATAGGATCAAGCTTCTAGTCTTCATGTGGCGTGCTACTATATATGGTGTCTCTAGAAATCAAGCTTCTTGCGTCCACAGATTGTCCTGTAGTTGCATTCATTGCAAATGTTCTGTACGGAGGTTTGGTAAAAGTGATTCTTAGGGTTTACTAGCTGGTTCAAGTATTCTAATACGATCTTTCTGATTACGTCTAGATCTTTGGGACTTTCAAAGTATATCGCCCCTTCGCTAGCCGGCACAGCGGGAGCCAACGAGTAGAGCGTAGGCTGCACCTCATGGATTCCGCCATTTACCTTCTGGATTCCACCCTTTACCTCCTGAGCATAGAGCAAGGCGTAGAGATAAGACTGTAGCATGTAACCGCCTAGCTTGTAGTTGTTTTCCTGAAAGCGCCAGCTTGTTAGCGTATCGGAGTCTAGTTTCTTTAGTTTCTTAGGCTGCTTGATGATCCCTGTCTTGTAGTCTACGATGCGACAGACACCTCCACAGACTTTGTCCACTCGGTCGGGCTGAGCAGTCATGTGTATCGTATGCTCGTCCCACTCGAAGGTGACGTTCATCATCTTCGTCTCACTGGCCAGCAGCTGGAGCGTGCCACTCTCCCCGAGCAAGAGGCGGTCTATCTCTAGAGCCTTGTAGATGTATCGCTCCAGGTCTGTCAGGAGGATTTCGTCGGGGGCACTCTTGTCAGAGACGATCTCTTTATAGATGTCTGTCAGCATCTGGCGAGAGACCTTGTGCTCGAGCTGATCTCGAGTTATGACGTCTCCAGGCTTCTGCACCAGTCCTTTGTAAAACAGCTCTAGATACTCATGCACTATCGAGCCCAACTCTATCTGTGTCACCACTCCAGGCTCAGGTCGTGGCTCGCCGACACCCTTTATCTTCTTAAGGTAAAACTGGTAAGGGCACTTGTAGTAAGTGATCAGGTCAGATGGAGAGAAGGTCCTCTTGCCTGAAGCCAACTGCGCTATGTAGCGACGCACCTCCTCATCTTGACCCGTGATCTGGGGCACCATCTCGTCTCTCGCCTCCAGTGGGTCTGCATAAGCGGACTCTTGGGGCTTTAAGTTTGTCAAGTAGCGTATCTGATCCACATAGCGCGAAGGCTCCATCGAGGAGATGCTCTTAGGACGAGTATCTTGGAGTAGATAAACTTCCTTAGCGCCCTGTATGAGGCGATAGAAGTGGTAAGCATTGGTGTCATCTTCCGTACGGTAAGTGGTCATACCGAAGGCTCTTCGTAGCATATCGGGGATCAGCGTCGTCGTATGGCTCGACTTAGGCAGATCACCCTCCTGCACATTGAGCATGATCACATAGTCAAAGGTGAGCGTACGGGTCTCCAAGAAGCCCATCACCTGCAAGCCCTCTAGCGGAGCTCCCTCGAAGGGTATACTCCCCACAGCCAACAGTTGCTCCAAGAGGTAGGCGACATG
The sequence above is a segment of the Porphyromonas vaginalis genome. Coding sequences within it:
- a CDS encoding gliding motility-associated C-terminal domain-containing protein, yielding MKTRSLILSLLMLVSSAVTLSAQGVTASPGKLSQPYTPTGQQVQLLAYHPASGEGSGAVTLTFPIATGEQLYSYTTSIQEAQPVATAQYAGTSVTLPNAQLECGYFTAQPSQIMMTRAYYWVFDYSRVSLSNLTLTADYDAAEPCQQVTLALSRPLAPISYHTLQGASMQADRGLVVRYQDLVYKEEAHAFTAEQKEEQLPETNGGAWHLIAPLTDTSFAIIGDRFTEGVSSQYGLPIESPVLQARRVELHARYRLLSTGQSQAADSTATNAEQLPSSLSAPATVEIDLVANEPAAVIYQIIIAEGASISKDAPVVMQFNGRQAQYTFDKMGTYTLYGTVSDRTASCTATSQPVVVTVQSSRLEVPNVFTPFSSPGVNDLFQVVHQSLISFEGRIYDSWGGLIYSWSDPNGGWDGSCRGKPVPSGVYYYVITAEGADGVQYHKSGDVNILESDFSQQPNFN